The DNA segment TGATAAGCAAAAAGTGCTGAAAGAAACATTGTAAGTGTAATAGCCAAAATATAACTTCTCATATTGTCCCTCCTAATCTTAAAAGCGTCTTAAAATCGCACGTGTACCTTACAATTATAATACATTCAACGGCTGATGTGTATAAAAAAAGAGGGGCGTTTGCGCCCCTCTTTAAGTTTTTTATATATTAAGATTTTGAAGAACGTAAAAATAGACTTACTACTGCTGAAACTGCAACATAGATTGAACTATAAGTACCAACGATTATGCCTACTAGGAACGCAAAGGCAAAGTTGCTTATTACTTCTCCACCAAAAATAAACATTGCCAATACAGGCAACAAAGTGGTTACAGAAGTGTTAATCGTTCTGGAAAGGGTCTGGTTTATGGAAGTATTAACCAGAGTCTCTATACCCATAGTCTTCACCTGAGGCCAGTTCTCTCTTACTCTGTCAAAAATGACTATCGTGTCGTTCAAAGAATAACCAACTATTGTAAGTATTGCAGCAATAAATGTGACGGAAACTTCTCTTCCCGTGAGGCTATATGCACCCAACATAATAAGAGAGTCGTGCAATAGAGCGAATACAGCTGCAACTCCAAAGCGGAATTTAAAGCGAAACGCCATATAGATAAGTATTCCAATTAGAGCAAGAACGATTGAAATTATAGCTTGCTGTCTAAGTTCTTTCCCTACCACCGGTCCTATTTTATCTATCTTAAGGATTGAAAATGTTCCAAAATCTTTCTTTAGTGTATCCAAAACAGTCTTACGTACTTCTTCATCCTGGGCCTGTAGACGTATAAGTATATCCCTGTCGTCATAGGCTTGTATTGTTGCCTGTCCTTGCCCTATAGAGCTAAGGCTTTTGCGGACTTCCGCTACTTCAACAGATTTCTCAAATTTCACCTGTAAAACAAGACCACCCGTGAAATCAACGCTGAGATTCAAACCTTTTGTGAAAAGTAGGGCTACAGAAATAAACATAACGACGAGGCTTATTGCCAGCCATATTTTTCTGTATTTTATAAAGTTAATGTTTAGTTTTGATGCATCAAAAATAGCCATATTATTGCCTCCTCCTAAAGAGTCATTCCCTTACGGTGTGAAAACATAATACCGAGAAGAGAACGTGTAACAACGACATTACAGAAGACTGAAGCAATAACACCGATGCTAAGTGTAACCGCAAAGCCCCTAATAGTACCGCTTCCGAAATAGAACAGTACGACTGCTGCAATAAGCGTTGTGATATTGGCATCCAAAATAACTACAAGAGCTTTTTTGAAGCCTGAATCAAGTGCTGCCATGAGAGATTTCCCTGAGCGGAATTCCTCTTTCATCCTTTCGTAAATAAGAACGTTGCCATCAACAACCATGCCTATGGTAAGAACGATTCCGCCGATCCCGGGCAAAGTTAGAGTTGATTTAAGAAGGATGAGCCCAGCCAATACGAGCAGAACGGTAACGCAAAGTGCTATATTAGCTGCGAATCCAAGCATGCCATAATATACGAGCATGAAAAGAACCACAAGTCCGGCTCCGATGAGTCCGGATTTAATGCCTGAATTTATTGAGTCTGAACCAAGTGTAGGTCCTACAGATCTGTTTTCCAAAATTTCGACTGAGACGGGTAGAGCTCCGGCGCGAAGCATAATCGCCAGTTTGTTGGCATCTTCAGTTGAAAATTTACCCGTGATCTGTGCGTCTCCACCTGGAATACGCTGCTGAACTACAGGAGCAGAGATTACCACGTCATCGAGTACAATGGCCAACTGCTTGTTGATATTTGCTTCTGTTGCCGCTTCAAAAAGTTTGGCTCCCTCGGCATTGAATTTTATCGAAACTCCTGCTTTTCCGAACTGATCAAAAATGGTCTCAGCTTTAGCAAGATCTTTTCCCGTAACGTATGTTTTGCCAATAAGGTATGCGGTGCCTGTCTGTCCCATAAGCAACTCAACGTTGGGATCTTCACCCACAGTAGTTTTCATTTTTTCGATGTAAGTGTCAATCTCGCCTTTGGCTTCCTGCCAACGTGCTTGAGCTGCTTTGAATTCCGCATCTGAACCATAATTTTTGCGGATGGGGGCAGCCGGAATTCTTGGAGATTCTCCCAAAACCTGACGGAAACTTAGGACAGCTGTACGACCAATCAGTTCCAGTGCCGATTCCGGGTTTTCTATTCCGGGGAGATCTATAGCAACGCGATCATCACCCTGTCTTTGTATAATAGGCTCTGCAACTCCGTACTGGTCAATACGGCTGCGAAGTACAGCTATTAGTTTGTTTACACTATCAGAAGTCACCGGAGTACCAGCTGTTTCCTTGGCTTGGAGTACAATATTCACTCCACCGCTGAGGTCAAGCCCCAATTTTATCTTTTCTTTTACCGGATAGATTATCCAAGCGGCAAGTAAAACCACAACTACAATTAGCAGCAGTCGCCACTTATCTCTCTTAACCATAAAAATATCCTCCCCACATAGAACAAGAATCGGACGATTTAGCTATCCTTCTTACATTTATCTACTTTTTTATTTTATTCTTTTGCTTTATCGGCAGCTTTTGTAGCTGTCTCTTTCTTCTTTTTTGCAGGCGCTGTTGCTTTTTCGACAGCCTTTTTCACTGTTTCTGTCTTTTCTTCTTCTTTTACTTCTACTTCTTTTTTAACAATCTTTTTCTTTTTCTTAGGTTTTTCTTCAACCGAAGCAGCTTTTACTTCTGCCGGTTTTTTCATAGAAACAGAAGTCTTTAATACTCGGGCTTTTGTCCCTAGGTTTTTGTCCATTACGACTATGTAGCTGTCATCAAGAATTTTGTCAACAACACCAAAAAAACCGCCGGCAGTAATGATTTCGTCGCCGGTTGAAATGCTTGCCAACATATCTTCCTGTGCCTTTTGTCTCTTTTTCTGTGGACGTACAATCATAAA comes from the Synergistaceae bacterium genome and includes:
- the secF gene encoding protein translocase subunit SecF; translated protein: MAIFDASKLNINFIKYRKIWLAISLVVMFISVALLFTKGLNLSVDFTGGLVLQVKFEKSVEVAEVRKSLSSIGQGQATIQAYDDRDILIRLQAQDEEVRKTVLDTLKKDFGTFSILKIDKIGPVVGKELRQQAIISIVLALIGILIYMAFRFKFRFGVAAVFALLHDSLIMLGAYSLTGREVSVTFIAAILTIVGYSLNDTIVIFDRVRENWPQVKTMGIETLVNTSINQTLSRTINTSVTTLLPVLAMFIFGGEVISNFAFAFLVGIIVGTYSSIYVAVSAVVSLFLRSSKS
- the secD gene encoding protein translocase subunit SecD yields the protein MVKRDKWRLLLIVVVVLLAAWIIYPVKEKIKLGLDLSGGVNIVLQAKETAGTPVTSDSVNKLIAVLRSRIDQYGVAEPIIQRQGDDRVAIDLPGIENPESALELIGRTAVLSFRQVLGESPRIPAAPIRKNYGSDAEFKAAQARWQEAKGEIDTYIEKMKTTVGEDPNVELLMGQTGTAYLIGKTYVTGKDLAKAETIFDQFGKAGVSIKFNAEGAKLFEAATEANINKQLAIVLDDVVISAPVVQQRIPGGDAQITGKFSTEDANKLAIMLRAGALPVSVEILENRSVGPTLGSDSINSGIKSGLIGAGLVVLFMLVYYGMLGFAANIALCVTVLLVLAGLILLKSTLTLPGIGGIVLTIGMVVDGNVLIYERMKEEFRSGKSLMAALDSGFKKALVVILDANITTLIAAVVLFYFGSGTIRGFAVTLSIGVIASVFCNVVVTRSLLGIMFSHRKGMTL
- the yajC gene encoding preprotein translocase subunit YajC, with amino-acid sequence MGQQGNMMSLLFPLAMFVAIFYFMIVRPQKKRQKAQEDMLASISTGDEIITAGGFFGVVDKILDDSYIVVMDKNLGTKARVLKTSVSMKKPAEVKAASVEEKPKKKKKIVKKEVEVKEEEKTETVKKAVEKATAPAKKKKETATKAADKAKE